The genomic segment GCGATAGACCTCGATCATCCGCTGGAGCGTGTTCGGGTCGCGAGTCGCCGAGATCACGGGACGCCACCGAGCCGCGGCCTCGTTGGCGCGCCGTCCGACCATGCTGGCCCATCCCAGGCCGATCCTGGGCTCGGGACTTTGCGGCCGGAGCGCCTGCGCCTGCTGGTAGGCGCGCTCGGCGCGCGCGGCGTCGTCGAGCAGCAGATTGGTCTCACCCAGGAGCATCCACGCGCCATAGTGCTGCGGCGCTCGCGTCACCGCGCGCTGCAGGTGCTCGCGCGCGGCCTGGTAGTCGCGGCGGTCGAACTCGACCGCACCGAGCGTGGCGAGCGCCTTGGGGTCGCCGGGATCCACCCGCAGCTGGGCGCGTGCCACGTGCCAGGCGCGCGTCGTGTCGTTGGCGAGCCATGCCGGATCGGCGCCGAAGCCTTCGCCGATCTCGTAGAGCACCGCGGGGCGAGGCGCGGTCGCGTGACGAATCGTGAGCCCTGGGACGACGGCGGCGGTGTCCAGCAGGTACCAGAAGCCGGGCCGCAGCTCGCCCTCCGGCCACGAGAAGAAGAGCCAGCGGGCGCCTTGCTGCCGCGCCGTGGCGGCGAGCGCCGCGAGATCATCGGCGAACGGGAACGCCACCGGCTCAACCCCGCCATGGAAGGCGACGTGGGCCTTGCGGCAGATGATGCGGTCACCCGGGCGCGCGAGCTGGCGCAGCGTCTTCGCGCACTCCAACGTCTCGACCGGAAGCTGACTGACGTTGTAGCGAGTCTGCCGGACGGTGGACAGGAGTGCCAGCGCCAGGGGAACCACGGCGAGTCCCATGAGCACCCACGAGCCCGAGCGCAGCGCGCCGGACAGGCGCGTCGAGGCGAAAGGCGCCGCGGCGAGCAGGGCGTAGCAGGGCAGCAGAGGGATCGAGTAGCGCTCCGAGTAGAAGACCGGAACCAGCGTGAAGAAGAAGAGCACGGCCGCCGCCACCACCGGCCAGAGGCGGCGCAGCGTGCCGTCGAATGCGGCGAACGCGAGCCCGATCACCACGCAGATCACGACCGGAATGCCGAGCAGATTGCGGGCATCGAGCCTCAGGTGGTCGACGACGTTGAACAGCTCGCGGCGCACGACCGCCCCTGGATCGCGCGCGATCACGTCGCCCAGAGACTTGAACTGCGGCTGGAGCACCCTCTGGTACTCGTCCCAGGCAATCCCTTTCGAGCGGGCGAACACGTCGTAGGCGATGTTGTGGTGGAGCTGGAAGCTGAAACGCTGCCCGTGGGCGAGGCTGTAGATCACCCACGGCGCGACCACGATCACAAACCCCGCCGCGAAGAGGAGCGCGGCCCGGCGCCGATCGGCATGGAGCGTTCCGCCGAGGAGCGTGGCGGCGATGCCGGCCGGCAGCAAGGCGACGCCGTTGTAGCGGGTCAGGAACGCCAGGGCCGCCAGCGCGCCGGCGAGCGCCGCAGAGCGAGTGCTCTGGCCGAGCAGGAGCAGCGCCATGGCAGAGGCCTGGAGAGCGAACGCCAGCGCGTCGTTGGTGACCGAATAGCCGTAGCGGAAGAAGGTCGCGTTGGTTGCCAGGAACAGCGCCGCAATCAGGGCGAGTCGTGGATCGGCGCGGCGCGACAGGACCGTGATCCAGAGGAGAAGCCCGCCCACCATGGCGATGACCGAAAGCAGCTCGGCGGCGACGAAGAGGTTGGGAATGACCACGCCCAGCAGCGCCAGGGCGACCTCGTAGCCGGGGCCGACCACGCCGTAGCGCGAAGGGTCCAGATGCCCGCGAAGCAGCATCCTCGCGCCCTC from the Candidatus Eisenbacteria bacterium genome contains:
- a CDS encoding glycosyltransferase family 39 protein, producing EGARMLLRGHLDPSRYGVVGPGYEVALALLGVVIPNLFVAAELLSVIAMVGGLLLWITVLSRRADPRLALIAALFLATNATFFRYGYSVTNDALAFALQASAMALLLLGQSTRSAALAGALAALAFLTRYNGVALLPAGIAATLLGGTLHADRRRAALLFAAGFVIVVAPWVIYSLAHGQRFSFQLHHNIAYDVFARSKGIAWDEYQRVLQPQFKSLGDVIARDPGAVVRRELFNVVDHLRLDARNLLGIPVVICVVIGLAFAAFDGTLRRLWPVVAAAVLFFFTLVPVFYSERYSIPLLPCYALLAAAPFASTRLSGALRSGSWVLMGLAVVPLALALLSTVRQTRYNVSQLPVETLECAKTLRQLARPGDRIICRKAHVAFHGGVEPVAFPFADDLAALAATARQQGARWLFFSWPEGELRPGFWYLLDTAAVVPGLTIRHATAPRPAVLYEIGEGFGADPAWLANDTTRAWHVARAQLRVDPGDPKALATLGAVEFDRRDYQAAREHLQRAVTRAPQHYGAWMLLGETNLLLDDAARAERAYQQAQALRPQSPEPRIGLGWASMVGRRANEAAARWRPVISATRDPNTLQRMIEVYRALGDPAAEAEARAALARLTGGRP